The genomic segment AGTAAATGTTCTCTAATAGATACAGCTCTCTTGTCCGCTAGTACTCATGTTGCAAACTGACGGGTACTGACAATTTCACTTGTCAAAGTGTACTTCCTTTACACTCAAATTTCTATTGCCTCCATGTTATTTGAAGATCCTTCAAGCAGGGAGTCAGCAGGGCAATTTCTAATGCTAACACGTTTTAGGTTCTTCCTTAATTTTCCAGTCAGAGGTGTTACAGGAAGTGAAGACTAATCTTCATTTGATCACAAGAATAGCTGTTTTAATTGATGCCCAAGCAGGTAAAGGGACCGCATAGCCTTGAACAAGGCCACAGTGCACAAGGATCACTTacctaaattattctaataAAACTTTGAAATGCCTGTGAAAAACTTCAGTTCATGATGCTTCAGCTTCCTACTGGAAAGTCTAAAAGCCCAAACTAAAGTTTTGGGAGGCAGATACAACTCTGCCCCCCACACCCCATATTTGATTTTAAAGCAGACtaagttttttactttttaatttcagattccTAAGAAGACAGTACTCAGGAGTTAATATTGTTGCATTAAGGATATTCAACAATCTTGCTTACGTCTTTCATCAAATATCATATTCTGAACACTGTAGGAAATCCATGAATGAGAACTATTCCTCCAATAACTCACTATTTCTGATAGCTAGCTGGTTAAGGAAATGGTCTGGAAGACTTTCTGTTACAGTCTAGCAGGAAAGTTTTAGTTTAAGGGGCTCCCTCTAGGGTACCTGCTTCAGTCACACTCTTTCTCAGCCCAGCGAGTCAGTTTTCTGAAGGAAGCCCCTGCTAGCTGTCAGTTCTGCATCACTGTGTAGTGAACTTGTGCATCCAGCTCAAACCTGGTAACATTTGCTGCCTCCCttatgtttcagaaacaaacagcTGCTAAGCTGAAAAAAAGCTAACTGGAGGGGTGGGTAGTATGGTTTGTGTTAGGCAaactatatatttaaaaaaaaaaaaaaaggattaaatgaATCTGACTACCCAGCAGTAAGAACAACATCTATTTTCACAGCCTTGGAAAACACATGGAAGTAATTCAGTGGATTACCactccttccctgcagctggtgaAAGTTTCTACCACAGCTTCTGACAGCTTTCAGGCAAGACTGGTGAGCAAAGTCTAGGTCTTTACAAGTGAATCTGCTTCCTGAATTGTGTCAGGGTGGTGTTAGGAAGGTGCTAGCTCATCGCAAGCTGCGTTCGAGTCTGTCTCTTCAAATGGTGTATCTATTATAGAACTTAATGCAGAGGCGTAACCTTGGTGCATTTAAAACCTGATTTTGGTGTCAAGATCGATTCTGGATCTTAGGGAAATTCTCTGAGAAGTTGTATTTGCTTGATTCTGTCCCACCACAGCCACACTAGTATCAGTGTAGGAACATTTAAGTAGATCACACTACTTATTTCTAGAACAGCTGCAGTAATACATCTGAGTTACAGCACAGACATGGCCTCTGTGGCAAATATTTTATCTGGAAGTAACActtgatgcctttttttttctggcaagcAGTTTTCACtctttagagaaaataaaaggacaatTTTTTTCCACGTCTATAAATAAACCCTTTATGGATAAAAACTCTATTTCATTAATCCAGAGCAAAATCcaagtttaaaataatatgCATAAGAGCTAGCTCAGTTTGGTTGTAACTtatctcttcctttttattgGAAGTCACGTGAAGGCTTCAGAACAttattgcttttgctgtttctttgcagTTAGAATTATAGCCAAGGTCAGTAGATAAAGGAGTTTTCTTCACGTCTGACTTCCACAGTAGTCCCATTGCATTTCAGCGGTTGGGACAGAAAACTGCTCGCCTTATTTACCTCATCTATGTAATGCATAGTCATTCTATTCTAATAACATATATATAGGTCCTGGTAAACTCCTGTGTGGGGGGATTTTGGGTGCCTTAGTGAGAGAAAGGGTATTATTTCAACACGCAGGCTGACAGGTACTTTCAAGCAGAAATTTCATCATGTTtaccccttccagcctgcatTTGTCCTTCTGTACTTACTCTGGTGTTACACCACTCCATGATGCATTCCCAGCAGAACAAGTGGCCGCAAGGTGTGGCTGTTGTATGTCTCCGTTCTTCCAAACACAAAGTGCAGCGGGAGTGGCGCCCAGGAGTTTTTTCCTTGGTCATATTTCTGGTTAACATAGTTATAtattacttaattttatttagcCTGCTGGTAAGAAATATTTGATAACACAATCCTAAAGTAAACCCCATCTTCAGGTATTAACCTTTTTTGTGAAGATCTCaaaaacatgaaagcaaagtGTGAAATCTAAGAGATGCTTCTAACAGTGAGGAATGCATCAAATGTCACATTACATCAGGCTCTAACTTGTCAAAGTGTCACTCTAGTGTTCCCCTGTTCATGAAAGCTATTACATTTCCCACCATTGCTTCCACCTTTTGCCTAGTAAGTAAAAATCATACTTCTGATGAGCAAGGTTGCGGTGCAGTTTCCATTCGTGCCTTGctctctgcttctgtttgaAGCTGTACATCTGAATGCCAATTGTTAGAAGAAGATGGAGGAGTGAAATTATTCCAAGAAACTTGTAACTTGATCGAATACTCTGATCTTCTCCTTGCAGTCCtccaaaatgcagctgcatGGTTCACAGAAATAGAGAGGTTTCATTACTGCAGTTTTATGAAACTATGCCCCTCCCTCCCGCCTCAATAAACTCTTCATTTGGCATTCTCATTTCTGTCCCCAAACTTGACATGTTTCTAGGACTTATCAACCTGCTGTCTCTCAGGAGGTCTAGTGTGTCCAGGATACGGCTCATTCAGTCAGGCTACGCTTAACTGCTGCTTGTGCAAGGATCAGTTGTCTCAAGTTGTCTGTGTGCCcatcagagctgctgctttaatCGGCTTGTGTTTTTACGTAGCTCTGAGCTACACAAAACCACCTCTTTTCTACACTGACACTGGGAATTGTTGAGGGGTCTTCTGTCTATACGTGCTCCTGGGCCAGCGGctgatgtttttcagaaagatacTGAAAAGACATGTGAAATTAAGCTCTTTGTAtagaaaaatgctatttaaacaTGTAGTGATTTTTGTTCAAGACAATATGTAAGTATTTTCCATGGATTTATTAAGCTACTTCCCACTTTATGCGTATTTGTAGAAGACAGTCAGGACTAGGTAGTGTCCTGAAGTTAAACAGGGTATTAACTTCTGACAGCGCATTCATGTTTGTTAGGCGTAACCTTTTGCAGGACTCGTAACCCCTCTACATAGTATTAAAAATGCCCCCCTCAGTCTGCTCTGCCCATCTTATAATCAGCTACAGCTGAATTCTGTATGTTTTACATACATGGCATCCCAAAAGAGGCCAAAATACTACAGTGGAGGCCATCTTCAAACAAGACATACATCCACTTACATATGTGATCCCTGTGATTCTTTTAGACAGGTGATAAAATGTGCCGCTTATGTAGAATACTGCCAGATGTAGTCGATGAAGCAAAGGTATGCATTGTTTAAGAACATATGTAATTTGTAAGACCCTCTTCTTCTGCTGTTCTGTAAGGTCCCCAATTTGTTTCTGTATCCAGTTTCGTATTAGGGTCCTACTGGATAAGCCAATTGCAGGGTTGCTCTGTGAGCTTCGGGACTCATCGGCTTCCATCTGCAACTCATGTTCCAGGTGCAGCAATCCCTTTTCTAAGCAATAGGGCACTACAGTATGAAGAGAAACGAAGATGGCCCGTCGAAGAAAAGAAGGTACCCTTTTCTTGCTTGAGTCAACTTGAACAATGTTTACGTACTCTTCACCCAGAGTCTGGTAACCTAAATAATGCGTGTAACAGAAAGCATGCAGGTTAAGATGACAATTGCAGTGTCATTCCCTGTATGGTTGAGCAGTGGTGACAGGCTGCGCGGGTCAGAACACAGCAGGTTTCAGAaacagttgcattttttttgtgttgaaCGAGGTGAGCACTATGTCTACACCAGCCCCTGCAGCATCAGTATCTGCAATAGTTTTAGGCTTAAAACAATACTTTTTCATCCCCTTTTCATACCTTCACGCATACGTTTTTCAGAAAgaacttttgctttcaaaagaacATATATCTGGGTTGATAAACTGCTGCAT from the Phalacrocorax aristotelis chromosome 19, bGulAri2.1, whole genome shotgun sequence genome contains:
- the PEX10 gene encoding peroxisome biogenesis factor 10 isoform X2, producing MALAAAGPARLVRCGQKDELYRSGLRSGAGTALHGLAGAKKWLEWRKEIELLSDVAYFVLTTLSVPYCLEKGLLHLEHELQMEADESRSSQSNPAIGLSSRTLIRNWIQKQIGDLTEQQKKRVLQITYVLKQCIPLLHRLHLAVFYISGTFYHLSKRITGITYLHFGGLQGEDQSIRSSYKFLGIISLLHLLLTIGIQMYSFKQKQRARHEWKLHRNLAHQKNMTKEKTPGRHSRCTLCLEERRHTTATPCGHLFCWECIMEWCNTRTECPLCREKFNPQKLIYLRHYQL
- the PEX10 gene encoding peroxisome biogenesis factor 10 isoform X1, translated to MALAAAGPARLVRCGQKDELYRSGLRSGAGTALHGLAGAKKWLEWRKEIELLSDVAYFVLTTLSGYQTLGEEYVNIVQVDSSKKRVPSFLRRAIFVSLHTVVPYCLEKGLLHLEHELQMEADESRSSQSNPAIGLSSRTLIRNWIQKQIGDLTEQQKKRVLQITYVLKQCIPLLHRLHLAVFYISGTFYHLSKRITGITYLHFGGLQGEDQSIRSSYKFLGIISLLHLLLTIGIQMYSFKQKQRARHEWKLHRNLAHQKNMTKEKTPGRHSRCTLCLEERRHTTATPCGHLFCWECIMEWCNTRTECPLCREKFNPQKLIYLRHYQL